A region of Paraburkholderia sp. BL23I1N1 DNA encodes the following proteins:
- a CDS encoding transketolase family protein has product MSAAVPKPRLKTSAMIASIAGEGQITRSAPFGHALVELARNRPEVVGMTADLGKYTDLHLFAKEYPERYYQMGMAEQLLMGAAAGMAHEGAQPFVTTYAVFAARRAYDFIHQAIAEDNLDVKIVCALPGLTTGYGPSHQAAEDLALFRAMPNLTVIDPCDATEIEQMVPAIADHRGPVYARLLRGNVPVVLDEYDYRFELGKAKLLRDGAEVLIISSGIMTMRALETAKALAADRVDVGVLHVPTIKPLDTVTLLREARRSGRLVVVAENHTVIGGLGEAVAAVLLTNGVTPPFRQIGLPDAFLDAGALPTLHDRYGISTEAMCDTIKGWLR; this is encoded by the coding sequence ATGAGCGCCGCCGTACCGAAACCGCGTCTGAAGACATCGGCGATGATCGCCTCGATTGCCGGTGAAGGGCAGATCACCCGCTCGGCCCCGTTCGGCCACGCACTGGTTGAACTGGCGCGCAACCGGCCCGAAGTGGTCGGCATGACGGCCGATCTCGGCAAATACACCGACCTGCATCTGTTCGCGAAGGAATACCCGGAGCGCTATTACCAGATGGGTATGGCCGAACAACTGCTGATGGGCGCCGCGGCCGGCATGGCGCACGAAGGCGCACAGCCGTTCGTCACCACGTATGCGGTGTTCGCCGCGCGCCGTGCCTACGACTTCATCCATCAGGCGATTGCCGAGGACAACCTCGACGTCAAGATCGTCTGCGCCTTACCCGGTCTCACAACCGGCTACGGTCCAAGCCACCAGGCGGCGGAAGACCTCGCCCTGTTCCGCGCGATGCCGAACCTCACGGTGATCGACCCGTGCGACGCCACCGAAATCGAGCAGATGGTGCCGGCGATCGCCGACCATCGCGGGCCCGTGTATGCGCGGCTGTTGCGCGGCAACGTGCCGGTCGTGCTCGACGAATACGACTATCGGTTCGAACTCGGCAAAGCGAAGCTGCTGCGCGACGGCGCCGAGGTGCTGATCATCTCGTCCGGGATCATGACGATGCGCGCGCTGGAAACGGCGAAGGCGCTGGCCGCCGATCGCGTCGACGTGGGTGTGCTGCATGTGCCGACCATCAAGCCGCTCGACACCGTCACGCTGCTGCGCGAAGCGCGCCGCTCAGGCCGTCTCGTGGTGGTGGCGGAGAACCATACGGTGATCGGCGGACTGGGCGAGGCAGTGGCCGCCGTGCTGCTGACCAACGGCGTCACGCCGCCGTTCCGCCAGATCGGTTTGCCCGACGCATTTCTCGACGCGGGCGCGTTGCCGACCTTGCACGACCGCTACGGCATTTCCACCGAGGCAATGTGCGACACGATCAAAGGCTGGCTACGGTAA
- a CDS encoding LysR family transcriptional regulator — MNKDEYEVLLAILDEGSLTAAARSLGRTLQSVSRAIAALERELNATLFHRTTRRVEPTAACLKFAARIRPALGEIDAARDELVDHVTQLRGSIRVGAPTAFGADFVSPILAKFLAIHESVRAELVLADQHLDLAKANIDLAVRLGRLPDSNLRAKQVGMLRRVVFGAPGYFAARGYPAHPSDLAAHDCILRQHAERETWTFNRAGGVVGVTGRFRSTNALACNAAAAAGAGIGRAPIFQVQKLLDAGQVVTVLDSFEPEPVPVHLVWTAGRPVPRRIRTLIDFLAVRLVAGKGEDVI; from the coding sequence ATGAACAAAGACGAATATGAAGTGCTGCTCGCTATTCTCGACGAAGGAAGCTTGACAGCCGCGGCGCGGTCGCTGGGGCGAACGTTGCAGTCGGTGAGCCGCGCCATTGCCGCGCTCGAGCGTGAGTTGAACGCGACTTTGTTCCATCGAACGACACGCCGTGTTGAGCCCACTGCGGCGTGCCTGAAATTTGCCGCGCGAATTCGGCCCGCGCTGGGAGAAATCGACGCTGCGCGCGATGAACTCGTCGACCACGTCACGCAGTTGCGCGGCAGTATTCGCGTCGGCGCACCAACGGCATTCGGCGCTGACTTTGTCTCGCCGATTCTTGCGAAGTTTTTGGCAATTCACGAGTCTGTCCGGGCCGAACTCGTGCTCGCCGACCAGCATCTCGACCTTGCGAAAGCGAACATCGATCTCGCGGTCCGCCTCGGACGTCTTCCGGATTCGAACTTACGCGCGAAACAGGTGGGCATGTTGCGACGGGTGGTGTTCGGCGCGCCGGGCTATTTCGCCGCTCGCGGTTACCCGGCTCATCCGTCCGATCTTGCCGCACACGACTGCATTCTGCGCCAGCACGCCGAGCGCGAGACCTGGACATTCAATCGGGCAGGGGGCGTTGTCGGTGTCACGGGGCGGTTCCGGTCCACCAACGCGCTAGCGTGCAATGCGGCAGCCGCGGCCGGCGCGGGCATCGGCCGGGCACCGATCTTTCAGGTGCAGAAACTGCTCGACGCGGGGCAGGTGGTGACGGTCCTGGACTCGTTCGAGCCCGAACCCGTCCCTGTGCATCTGGTGTGGACGGCGGGGCGTCCGGTTCCCCGTCGCATTCGCACGCTGATCGACTTTCTGGCCGTTCGTCTTGTTGCTGGAAAAGGCGAAGACGTTATCTGA
- a CDS encoding TRAP transporter substrate-binding protein — protein sequence MTTRSNAPQGISRRTFLKAGAALSAAAPLWSISRSAMAAPEFSYKLATGQDPTHPVNVRAQEAINHIREATNGRLDIKLFPQNQLGSDTDLLSQVRNGGVEFFNQASSILATLTPVAGIVNTGFAFKDYDAVWKAMDGDLGNYIRTQIGKSGLVSLSKVWDNGFRQISSSTRALRTPADLKGFKIRVPQAPMLTSLFKALDAGPAPINFNELYSALQTGVVEGQENPLPIIATAKLYEVQKYISLTSHVWDGYWILGNRAAWERLPAEIRAIVTREFEKAAMLQRADIARLSLSLRDDLKSKGITFIDVDREAFRGALAKTSFYHDWKAKYGDEAWGLLEKSVGKLG from the coding sequence ATGACTACCCGTTCGAACGCCCCGCAGGGCATCAGCCGCCGCACCTTTCTGAAGGCGGGTGCAGCCCTGTCCGCCGCCGCGCCGTTATGGAGCATCTCGCGAAGCGCGATGGCGGCCCCCGAGTTTTCGTACAAACTGGCGACCGGCCAGGACCCGACGCATCCCGTCAACGTCCGCGCCCAGGAGGCGATCAATCACATTCGCGAAGCGACTAACGGCCGCCTCGATATCAAGCTCTTTCCGCAAAATCAGCTCGGCTCCGATACGGATCTGCTCTCGCAGGTGCGCAATGGCGGTGTCGAATTCTTCAATCAGGCCTCGTCGATTCTGGCCACGCTGACGCCTGTCGCGGGCATCGTCAACACGGGCTTCGCATTCAAGGACTACGACGCGGTCTGGAAGGCAATGGACGGCGATCTTGGCAACTACATCCGCACGCAAATCGGCAAGTCGGGGCTCGTCTCGCTGAGCAAGGTGTGGGACAACGGCTTCCGGCAGATCAGTTCATCGACCCGGGCGTTGCGCACGCCGGCTGATCTGAAAGGCTTCAAGATTCGCGTGCCGCAAGCGCCCATGCTGACCTCGCTCTTCAAAGCGCTTGACGCGGGACCGGCGCCGATCAATTTCAACGAGCTCTATTCGGCGCTGCAAACCGGTGTGGTGGAAGGTCAGGAAAATCCGCTGCCGATCATCGCCACGGCCAAACTCTATGAAGTGCAGAAGTACATCAGCCTCACGTCGCACGTGTGGGACGGTTACTGGATTCTCGGCAACCGCGCCGCATGGGAGCGTCTGCCGGCCGAGATCCGCGCGATCGTCACACGCGAATTCGAAAAAGCCGCGATGCTGCAGCGCGCGGATATCGCGAGGCTCAGCCTGTCGTTGCGCGACGATCTGAAATCGAAGGGCATCACCTTCATCGATGTCGACCGCGAGGCGTTCCGCGGCGCGCTGGCCAAGACGAGCTTCTACCACGACTGGAAAGCCAAATACGGCGACGAGGCGTGGGGCCTGCTGGAGAAGTCAGTCGGAAAACTGGGGTAA
- a CDS encoding transketolase: MTTSETAPYAQLAEHAYQIRRNALRMGEVQGQGYIGQALDIADVLAVAYFRAMRYRADDPEWEGRDRFLLSNGHYAIALYAALMEARIIADEELETYGSDDSRLPMSGMASYTPGMEMSGGSLGQGLTIAVGRCLGLKRKGSDARVYTLFSDGELDEGAIWEGLMSAAHWKLDNLIAMVDVNNQQADGPSSSVMAFEPLVEKLQAFGWFVQRVDGNDLAGVVAAFDAAHAHPEAQPRIIVCDTRMGCGVPFLEAREKNHFIRVDAHEWQLALQALEAGRTV, encoded by the coding sequence GTGACCACTAGCGAAACCGCGCCGTACGCCCAGCTCGCGGAGCACGCCTATCAGATTCGCCGCAACGCGCTGCGCATGGGCGAAGTGCAGGGGCAGGGTTATATCGGCCAGGCGCTCGATATCGCCGATGTCCTCGCCGTCGCCTACTTCCGCGCCATGCGCTATCGCGCCGACGACCCCGAATGGGAAGGCCGCGACCGCTTTCTGCTATCGAACGGTCACTACGCCATCGCGCTGTACGCGGCGCTGATGGAGGCCCGCATCATCGCCGACGAAGAACTGGAAACCTACGGCAGCGACGACAGCCGTCTGCCGATGTCCGGTATGGCGAGCTATACGCCCGGCATGGAGATGTCCGGCGGATCGCTCGGGCAGGGACTGACGATCGCGGTGGGCCGCTGCCTGGGTCTGAAGCGCAAAGGCTCGGATGCCCGCGTCTACACGTTGTTCTCCGATGGCGAACTCGATGAAGGCGCAATCTGGGAAGGCCTGATGTCCGCGGCTCACTGGAAGCTCGACAACCTGATCGCGATGGTCGACGTCAACAACCAGCAGGCCGACGGCCCCTCGTCGAGCGTCATGGCGTTCGAGCCGCTGGTCGAGAAGCTCCAGGCGTTCGGCTGGTTCGTCCAGCGTGTGGACGGCAACGATCTCGCGGGCGTCGTCGCCGCATTCGATGCGGCACATGCGCATCCGGAAGCGCAACCGCGAATCATCGTCTGCGATACGCGGATGGGGTGTGGCGTGCCGTTCCTCGAAGCGCGCGAGAAAAATCACTTTATCCGCGTCGATGCGCACGAGTGGCAACTCGCGCTACAGGCGCTGGAAGCCGGGAGAACCGTATGA
- the gcvA gene encoding transcriptional regulator GcvA produces the protein MNSIHLDAAMHNRVTFKSIQAFEAAARLSSFALAADELFVTPSAVSHQIKLLEEQLSIRLFHRLHRTVILTDSGRQYAEEITAAFARIDSATREIGRAAKSDILTIHCTPSFATQWLMPRIARFSAAHPDIDVRLNASSEAVNLISEAVDIDIRYGPRKLQPAGTMVLELPSETIVPLCSPALMTGEHPLRSVADLQHHALIHSEGCLVGWRDWMRLYRKTRLDIGRGPRFDRSFMAISAAVDGLGVCLESLLLAQRELETGRLVAPFGLEGLPVHGYTLNLLKSRAELPKLHSFQDWLFAELEK, from the coding sequence ATGAATTCAATTCACCTTGATGCTGCCATGCACAATCGCGTCACCTTCAAGTCGATACAGGCATTCGAGGCCGCCGCGCGGCTCTCGTCGTTTGCGCTCGCAGCAGACGAACTGTTTGTCACACCCTCGGCCGTCAGCCATCAGATCAAGCTGCTGGAAGAGCAATTGAGCATTCGTCTGTTCCATCGGCTGCACCGCACGGTGATCCTGACGGACTCTGGGCGGCAATACGCTGAGGAAATCACCGCGGCATTCGCGCGGATCGACTCAGCCACTCGCGAGATCGGGCGCGCCGCCAAGAGCGACATCCTCACGATCCATTGCACGCCCAGTTTTGCGACCCAATGGCTGATGCCGCGCATCGCACGTTTCAGTGCGGCGCATCCGGATATCGACGTGCGCTTGAATGCCTCTTCAGAGGCGGTGAATCTGATCTCGGAGGCGGTGGATATCGACATCCGCTACGGGCCGAGAAAGCTGCAACCGGCCGGCACGATGGTGCTCGAGTTGCCGTCCGAGACGATCGTGCCGCTGTGCTCGCCCGCGCTCATGACGGGGGAGCATCCGCTACGCAGCGTCGCGGATTTACAGCACCATGCGCTGATTCATAGCGAGGGGTGTCTGGTGGGGTGGCGAGACTGGATGCGCCTCTATCGCAAGACGCGGCTCGATATCGGACGCGGTCCGCGTTTCGATCGATCGTTCATGGCGATCAGTGCGGCGGTCGACGGCCTGGGCGTCTGCCTCGAAAGCCTGCTTCTGGCGCAACGCGAACTGGAAACGGGGCGACTGGTGGCGCCGTTCGGCCTGGAAGGACTGCCGGTACACGGCTATACGCTGAACCTGCTGAAATCCCGCGCCGAATTGCCGAAGCTGCATAGCTTCCAGGACTGGCTGTTTGCGGAACTTGAGAAGTGA
- a CDS encoding SDR family NAD(P)-dependent oxidoreductase, producing the protein MSESRLLDGKVAVISGGASPRGIGMATARMFAAHGARVAIFDLDENAAVEAAASIGPGHRGYVCNVTDRGACQAAVERTVADFGSIDILINNAGITQAAKLLEIDPEGWDRILDVNLRGVLYLSQAVVPQMKKQKSGSIGCMSSVSAQRGGGILGGPHYSAAKAGVLGLAKAMARELGNDGIRVNCVTPGLIQTDINAGKISDDKRGEILAGIPLNRLGVPDDVAGAFLFLASNLSSYITGAVIDVNGGMLIHG; encoded by the coding sequence ATGTCAGAGTCACGTCTACTCGACGGCAAGGTCGCCGTCATTTCCGGTGGCGCGTCGCCGCGCGGCATCGGTATGGCGACAGCCCGCATGTTCGCGGCGCACGGCGCACGCGTCGCCATCTTCGATCTCGACGAAAACGCCGCAGTCGAAGCCGCTGCGTCGATCGGGCCCGGGCATCGCGGCTATGTGTGCAACGTGACTGACCGTGGCGCCTGCCAGGCGGCGGTAGAACGTACTGTGGCCGATTTTGGTTCGATCGATATCCTGATCAACAACGCCGGCATTACCCAGGCCGCCAAGCTTCTCGAGATCGATCCGGAAGGCTGGGACCGGATCCTCGACGTCAACTTGCGTGGCGTGTTGTATCTGTCGCAAGCAGTCGTTCCGCAGATGAAGAAGCAGAAGAGCGGCTCGATCGGCTGCATGTCGTCGGTTTCGGCACAGCGTGGCGGCGGCATTCTCGGCGGCCCGCATTACTCGGCGGCGAAGGCGGGCGTGCTGGGCCTCGCCAAGGCCATGGCGCGTGAGCTCGGCAACGACGGCATTCGCGTGAACTGCGTGACACCCGGTTTGATCCAGACCGACATCAACGCGGGCAAGATCAGCGACGACAAGCGCGGCGAAATTCTCGCGGGCATTCCGCTCAATCGTCTGGGTGTACCCGACGATGTGGCCGGCGCATTCCTGTTCCTCGCGTCGAACCTGTCGTCGTATATTACCGGCGCGGTGATCGATGTGAATGGCGGCATGCTGATTCACGGCTAA
- a CDS encoding TRAP transporter large permease subunit, translated as MISISYSHERQHRFACALDSALGHLVEIPAALLVLAEIVVLLAGVTSRYLLHAPLVWSDELASMLFLWLAMLGAVIALRRGEHMRMTALVGMASPGVRAFLDVVAIAAPIAFLAMVIGPAISFAQDEAFITTPALELSNSWRAAALPVGSALMLLVAVVRLARMGNWRLTLGAIATVGALVGIFIALGPLFRDLGNINLLIFFVGLVALGVLSGVPIAFSFGLATFGYLALTTSTPMPVVVGRMDEGMSHLILLSVPLFVFLGQLIEMTGMAAAMIAFLASLLGHVRGGLSYVLVGAMYLVSGISGSKAADMAAVAPVLFPEMKARGAKPGDLVALLAATGAQTETIPPSLVLITLGSVTGVSISALFTGGMLPGIVLAMTLCIVVQWRYRREDMSGVKRATGVEILRKFVIAFPAIALPFVIRAAVVEGIATATEVSTIGIAYAVLAGLLIYRRFEWKRLKPMLIDTATLSGAILLIIGAATSMAWALTQSGFSGQLAQTLSGLPGGAAMFMAASICVFVILGSVLEGIPAIVLFGPLMFPIARQMGIHDVHYAMVVILSMGVGLFAPPFGVGYYSACAVSRIHPDEGMKPILGYIAALMVGLIIVAAVPWISTGFLH; from the coding sequence ATGATCTCGATCTCCTATTCGCACGAGCGCCAGCATCGGTTTGCCTGCGCGCTCGACTCCGCCCTCGGCCATCTGGTGGAGATTCCCGCCGCCTTGCTGGTGCTCGCGGAAATCGTCGTGTTGCTAGCCGGTGTGACGAGCCGCTATCTGCTGCACGCGCCGCTCGTCTGGTCCGATGAACTGGCCTCCATGCTGTTCCTGTGGCTCGCCATGCTCGGTGCCGTGATCGCTTTACGGCGCGGTGAGCATATGCGGATGACGGCATTGGTCGGCATGGCGTCGCCGGGTGTGCGCGCCTTTCTCGACGTGGTCGCGATCGCCGCGCCGATCGCGTTCCTTGCAATGGTGATCGGTCCGGCGATCAGCTTCGCGCAGGACGAAGCGTTCATCACCACGCCGGCACTCGAATTGTCGAACTCGTGGCGCGCGGCTGCGTTGCCGGTGGGCTCGGCGCTGATGCTGCTGGTGGCCGTGGTACGGCTCGCGCGCATGGGCAACTGGCGCCTGACGCTTGGCGCGATCGCAACGGTCGGCGCGCTGGTCGGCATCTTCATTGCGCTGGGACCGCTGTTCCGCGATCTCGGCAATATCAACCTGCTGATCTTCTTTGTCGGCCTGGTCGCGCTCGGCGTGCTGAGCGGTGTGCCGATTGCCTTTTCATTCGGACTCGCAACCTTCGGCTATCTCGCGTTGACCACGAGTACGCCGATGCCGGTGGTGGTCGGCCGGATGGACGAGGGCATGTCGCATCTGATCCTGCTCTCGGTGCCGCTCTTCGTGTTCCTCGGCCAGTTGATCGAGATGACCGGCATGGCCGCGGCGATGATCGCGTTCCTCGCGAGCCTGCTGGGGCACGTGCGTGGCGGCCTGTCGTATGTGCTGGTCGGCGCGATGTATCTGGTATCGGGCATCTCGGGTTCGAAAGCCGCGGATATGGCGGCGGTTGCACCCGTGTTGTTTCCCGAAATGAAAGCGCGCGGTGCGAAGCCCGGCGATCTGGTCGCACTGCTCGCTGCGACCGGCGCGCAGACCGAGACAATTCCGCCGAGCCTCGTGCTGATCACGCTCGGCTCGGTGACCGGCGTGTCGATCTCGGCGCTCTTCACGGGCGGCATGCTGCCGGGCATCGTGCTGGCGATGACCTTGTGCATCGTGGTGCAGTGGCGTTATCGGCGCGAAGACATGTCGGGCGTCAAACGTGCGACGGGCGTCGAGATTCTGCGCAAGTTCGTCATCGCATTTCCTGCGATCGCCTTGCCGTTCGTGATTCGCGCAGCGGTGGTCGAAGGGATCGCGACGGCCACCGAAGTCTCGACGATCGGTATTGCCTATGCGGTGCTGGCCGGCCTGCTGATCTATCGCCGTTTCGAGTGGAAGCGGCTCAAGCCGATGCTCATCGACACCGCGACGTTGTCTGGTGCGATTCTGCTGATTATCGGCGCGGCGACGAGCATGGCGTGGGCGTTGACCCAATCGGGTTTCTCGGGGCAGCTTGCGCAGACGCTCAGCGGGCTGCCTGGCGGCGCCGCGATGTTCATGGCCGCATCTATTTGCGTGTTCGTGATTCTCGGCAGCGTGCTCGAGGGCATACCGGCGATCGTGTTGTTCGGTCCGTTGATGTTTCCGATCGCGCGGCAAATGGGCATTCACGATGTGCACTACGCCATGGTGGTGATTCTGTCGATGGGCGTGGGCCTGTTCGCACCGCCGTTCGGTGTTGGCTACTACTCGGCGTGTGCGGTCAGCCGCATCCATCCGGACGAAGGGATGAAGCCGATCCTCGGCTATATCGCCGCGCTGATGGTTGGTCTGATCATCGTCGCCGCAGTGCCCTGGATTTCGACCGGCTTCCTGCATTGA